The Lycium ferocissimum isolate CSIRO_LF1 chromosome 10, AGI_CSIRO_Lferr_CH_V1, whole genome shotgun sequence genome window below encodes:
- the LOC132033653 gene encoding serine/threonine-protein kinase-like protein At3g51990 has protein sequence MGYFISCNAESAIATCDSYNCNFIKNRKKHTHIKIREFSYSDLHSATNAFSQDNLLGKGSHGYVYKAHLHQYKLIAAVKKSKINSSTNSPTENEIEILSRVHHPRLVNLLGYAVDDSNQNKLIVVEFMPNGSLYELLHCSSKPPNWTRRVKFALQIAKGVHFLHSSNPPVIHRDIKSSNILLDGNFSARLGDFGLSLRGHVEDVVVKSTPPAGTLGYLDPGYLAPSDLSTKSDVFSFGILLLEIISGRNAIDVNYSPPSVVDWAVPLIKSEYYSDICDPRIGSPEDDGVLRQLAVVAARCVRKTAAKRPAMVEVVEWLKLVYKRMSSPIWNHIGRRVGRVTESSRVVKYEALDDSMEVVKISRIGSTTRRNRKVSNVVSVDLGNINKDQEIKPVIRSKSIGSLGEIGFEPLDFGNSNNQTIRRKGGLAVKMPTVRLIKSRSMGMIQSSTRLMYKSSSNGVVVKFVKKPNGKELEESKLLVDVGKEPQRGE, from the coding sequence ATGGGTTATTTTATATCATGCAATGCAGAATCAGCAATTGCCACCTGCGATTCTTATAACTGCAACTTTATAAAGAATCGAAAAAAACATACCCATATTAAAATCAGAGAGTTTTCTTACTCTGATCTTCACTCTGCCACCAATGCTTTTTCTCAAGACAATCTTTTAGGTAAAGGCAGCCATGGATATGTCTACAAAGCTCATCTtcatcaatataaactcatTGCAGCTGTTAAAAAGAGCAAAATAAACAGTTCCACCAATTCCCCAACTGAAAATGAGATCGAAATTCTTTCAAGAGTTCATCACCCCAGGCTAGTTAATTTACTAGGTTATGCAGTGGATGACTCCAATCAGAATAAACTGATTGTTGTGGAGTTTATGCCAAACGGGTCTTTATATGAACTTCTTCATTGTTCATCTAAACCTCCTAATTGGACCCGACGTGTCAAATTTGCGTTACAAATCGCAAAGGGTGTTCATTTCTTACATTCTTCGAATCCCCCAGTGATTCATAGAGATATTAAATCGTCGAATATTCTTCTTGATGGAAATTTCAGTGCTCGTCTTGGTGATTTTGGATTGTCTTTACGTGGCCACGTTGAAGATGTGGTCGTGAAAAGTACGCCCCCAGCAGGCACGTTAGGGTATTTGGATCCCGGTTATCTTGCACCAAGTGATCTAAGTACAAAATCTGATGTTTTTAGCTTTGGGATTTTGTTACTGGAAATCATTAGTGGACGTAACGCAATCGACGTTAATTATAGTCCGCCATCAGTAGTAGATTGGGCAGTACCGTTAATTAAATCCGAATATTATTCGGATATTTGTGACCCGAGAATCGGATCACCCGAGGACGACGGCGTTTTACGGCAACTCGCGGTGGTGGCGGCGCGTTGCGTACGTAAGACGGCGGCGAAACGACCGGCGATGGTTGAAGTGGTGGAGTGGTTGAAATTGGTGTATAAAAGAATGAGTTCCCCTATATGGAATCACATTGGGCGGCGCGTGGGGAGGGTAACAGAATCGTCGCGCGTGGTTAAGTACGAGGCTTTGGATGATAGTATGGAAGTAGTCAAGATCTCGAGAATTGGGAGTACTACTAGAAGAAATAGGAAAGTATCCAATGTGGTGAGCGTAGATTTAGGAAATATTAATAAGGATCAAGAAATAAAACCTGTTATTAGGTCAAAATCTATTGGTTCACTTGGTGAGATTGGATTTGAGCCGTTGGATTTCGGTAATAGTAATAATCAGACGATTAGGAGGAAAGGAGGATTGGCTGTGAAGATGCCAACAGTAAGGTTGATTAAGTCAAGATCAATGGGGATGATACAAAGTAGTACAAGGTTAATGTACAAGAGTAGTAGTAATGGTGTTGTGGTAAAGTTTGTGAAAAAACCAAATGGAAAAGAATTAGAGGAATCTAAATTGTTAGTTGATGTAGGAAAAGAACCCCAAAGGGGAGAGTAA